ATTCACAAGAATGATTTCCGGTCAAGGTAAATATCTCTAAGAATGATTTCCCTATTGGAAGTCAGTGATATAAATTTAGCAGCAGAATGGCAATTCCCTTCTTCACCACACGGATTGTTGTCCTTGGCGGAGTGTTAAGAAGGCCAAAAGCAATTGCTAATTTTTACTATGATATCTAAGATTAATTTCCCTCTCCTCATCATTCATTTCAGCATGAAAGACTAGAGAAATATCAGGTACATAACTGACCAATTTTTATTCCTCCACCAACTCATCTAGTGCCTCATGGATAGTTATAGAAATGTATTGCACTCCCTCCCCAGAGAAGAATTCATGCACCACACTGTTTACCTCTGTCAAGCTACATCCAGGAATCTTTACCGCTCCTCTATCAATCATTAATTTTCTCAAGGAATCCACATCTTCCCATTTCCCAGCTCTAGCGCACATGTTTGATAGAATTACATAATCTCCACCATGAGAGTCATCTAGTTCAAATATTCGCTCCAACACCTGCTTCCCTAATTCTAAATTGCCATGGCTGCTACAAGCAGATAACAAGGTTCGCCATAGTATGGGTATAGGCTTGATTGGCAATCCATCTACGAACTTGTAAGCTTCATCCAAGTGCCCAGCTCGACTTAGCAAATCTACCGTGCACCCATAATGCTTGATCCTAGGCATAATCCCATAGCTGTCACTCATGCTATAGAAGTAACCAAGACCTTCATCTACTAACCCAGTATGACTGCAGGCataaaacaaacccaaaaatgTAATTTCATCTGGTTGCACTCTAGCCTATCCCATTTCGTCAAACATTGATATAGCTTTATTACCCTGCCAATGAGTTGCATAGGCCACAATCATTGCTGACCAAGTCTCGGTATGTTTTACCCTCATGTTCTGAAAGACAGAAATTGCATCATCCAAGCTCCCACACTTGGCATACATACTTATTAGTGCAGTGTTCACCTTGACATATTTATCAAAACCATTCTTCTTGACATATTCATGAATCCACTTCCCTAAATCTAACGCTCCCAAAAAAGCACAAGATGATAAAACACTAAGCATGATAACATCAGTAGGTTTAAGCTTCTTCGCTTGCAATTCGCGAAACAACGCCAATGCTTCATTAGGTCTATTACTTCGAGCATAAATCATTATGATAGCATTATATGAAATAACACATGGTTCTAGTATCTTATCAAACACACGTCGAGCTCCATCGACATCATTACACTCCGTGTACATATTTATAAGTGCAGGAAACATATAGACATTATCATTTAACCCAAGTTTGATAGTAAGGTCATGCAATTGTTTACCTTCTTGAAAAGCTTATGTCACAGCCCGCCTCATCTTGGGTAAGGCAAGGCTTGTCCATGGGCAGAAATATGCCCAACATATGCCCAGCCCAATGTTGCAGCCTAGCCCAAGTTGGTTACCCAAGGAAACCAAGGGAAGAATCTAGAAATTGCTGGAGGATGCAAGGTTGTGTGCCAAGCCAAGGAGCTGCCTAGAAGCTTCTCTTGTTTGTACATAGAGTAGCTTCCAAAGGAaaccttgtacataagtagCTTGTAGAAAATTCTAGAAGAATGATTCCTAGCCACAAGTTGAGGAGGTGGGAAGCCTATATATACCCCATCCATTCATCATTTGTAAGATACAAGAGGAAGGTTGGAAACTTAATAAAGCTCTCCATATTTACAAAGCTCAAGTGCTCTCAACTCTCTACTCTACCCAAGTCCTAAATCCCTGCTGTCTACTTTGCTCACCTACAATTTCTCCCAATTCACATCTAGGCTTACTTAGTTCGACTTTGTCAAGCAAGTTAACTAAGCGTCGTGCGACTTGGCTGACCTCTAAGCCGAAGTTTCATGACaggtggtatcagagcaacgGTTTGAATCCTAGGTACCGCTGGTGGAAGTGATTTGAGTGATGGCAAGCGAGGAAGGAATTGTGGCTGCTGCGGTCGAAGAGCAACGCACTGAGCAGACCCGCGGGCGTGAGGAACAATGATTACAGCCTAGACGGGGCAAATCCAAGGCTCCAGCGCGCAAGCCTGTGGAGTCCAGAGTTGCTAGCCTTGAGAAAGATTTGGCTAGCGTGACTTCGACTATTGGCGAGCTTAGTGATCAGGTTGACAACCTCATCCACGAAAACATGGAGATCACAAGGGCTACCAAGGCCATGATCGAAGATCTTGGTAAAGCCTTTCGGGGAAAACTACGCTCCCTTAGGGAGGAGTTCGCCAACCAGCAAAAGACCCTACGAGATGAGCTGAAAGAGCTTCGTAGGGAGATGGATGCTCTTCGTAGAGGTAGTCCACCCTCGACAAGCACAGCTGCCACTACTAGTTCCGCTGTCCCGCATGGATTGAAAGTCCCTAAGCCTGCCATGTACAATGGCACACGCAACGCCACTATGGTGGAAAACTTCTTGTTCGGTCTTGATCAATACTACAAGGCGATGAACGTCACAGATGACTTCTCGAAGATTAGCAATGCTGCCATCTTCCTAAGGGATTCCGCCCAACTCTGGTGGAGAAGGAAACATTCCGAAAGGGAGAAGGGGCTTTGCGTCATCAACACGTGGGAACAGTTCAAGACCGAACTTCGCAAGCAGTTTGTGCCTTATAATGCCAACGATGAGGTACGACGCAGGTTGCGTAGGCTAAGGCAAACAGGAAGCATTGTCGACTACGTCAAGGAATTCACGACTCTCATGCTAGAGATCCCAGACCTAACCGACGATCAACTCCTCTTTGATTTCAAAGATGGGCTGAAGGATTGGGTGAAGATGGAGCTCGAGCGACGCGGAGTGCAGACCATTAATGAAGCAATTGCCGTAGTGGAGAACCTCAAGGACTACTCTACTCAAGACAAGGGCAAGAAGCCTAGCTCTTCCAAGAGTGAGGGAGGCCAAAAGAGGGACTTCAACAAACGTAAGGAGAGTGGCTACCAGAAGTCCTCTGGCGACAATTCAAAGCACGGCAAAGACTCGTTGCACAAAGACAAACCTGCTGCCTTTAAGCCGCCTAAGCCTTGCTTCATTACGATGGTCCACACTGGGTGAGAGACTGCCCAAATCGAAAGGCGATGAATGCCATCATGGCAGAATTCAACAAAGATAACTGCCAAGAAGAACCCCAAGCTGGCATGGGTTCTCTACAGCACTTAGGTGCGTTGTCAAAGCTCATCTCTTGCTCAGTCTCCAAGGAGAGAGGCCTGCTTTACATCGATGCGTTCATTGAGGGCAAAGCTGCATGCCCCATGCTCGATACGAGTGCTACGCACAACTTCATGGACGTGCACGAGGCGAAGCGCCTAGGCCTGAAGCTATCCAAAGGAGTCGGCACGATTAAGGCTGTCAATTCGGAGGCAAAGCCTATGCATGGCATTGCGGAAAATGTGAAGGTGTAAGTTGGTGATTGGCAAGGTACGCTAGACTTTACTGTTGTGCCTATGGATGATTTTAAGGTTGTCTTTGGTCTAGCATTCTTCTATAAAGCCTATGCCATTCCGGTCCCTTCCATGAGATCTCTAGTGATCCTCGATGCTTCCAAGCTTCGAGTGATCCCCTTGAAGAGCATGGCAAAATCAAAACCTGCTGTGATCTCTACCTTGCAATTCAAGCGGGGTCTCAAGAACGGGGAGTGTTACGTCGCAACTATGAGGGAGCTCAACGATGAGGATGATGTTGAGCAGTCTGTCCCGACTTTGCCACCATCCATCGAAACAATCCTTGATGAATACAAGGACGTGATGCCGCTGAAGCTGCCGCAAAAAGTTACCACCAAAGCGAGATGTGGATCACCATATTGAGCTCGAGCCTGGTGCTAAACCTCCTGCCATGGCACCCTACCGCATGGCACATCCGAAGCTGGCTgaattgagaaaacagctcCAAGACTTACTTGATTCGGGCTATATCCAGCCATCGAAGGCCCCATATGGTGCGCCAATCCTCTTTTAAAAGAAGGACGGTTCGCTACGTATGTGCATAGATTATCGGGCTTTAAACAAGATTACCATCAAGAACAAGTATCCAATCCCCTTGATTGCCGACTTGTTCGATCAATTGGGGAAGGCTCGATACTTTTCAAAGCTGGACTTGCGGTCTGGTTACTACCAAGTCTGCATATCACCTGGTGATGTGCCGAAGACAGCATGTGTGACGCGATATGGAGTTTTCAAGTTCTTGGTCATGCCTTTCAGTCTCACTAATGCCCCTGCCACCTTCTGCACCCTCATGAATAAGGTACTACATCCCTTTCTTGATAAGTTTGTGGTTGTTTATTTGGATGACATTGTTATATACAGCAACAGTCTTGAGGAGCATGTGTAACACCTCAAGCAAGTCTTCCAAGTACTCCGCGAACACGAGCTGTACATAAAGCGCGAGAAATGCTCATTCGCGAAAGAAGAAGTGGAGTTTCTTGGCCATCGAATCAAGGATGGCAGGTTGATTATGGATCCAGCAAAAGTTAAAGCCATCCAAGAATGGCAACCTCCTTCCAAAGTGCCCGAGTTGCGATCTTTTCTTGGGTTGGTGAACTATTATCGGCAGTTCATCAAAGGCTATTCTGCCATTGCCTCTCCATTGACGGAATTACTCAATAAGAATAAGGCATGGAATTGGGGTGAGGAATGCCAAGCTGCATTCGAAGCCTTGAAGGATGCTATGTCAATGGAGCCTGTTATGTTGCTACCCGATTATAGAAAACCATTTGAGGTGCATACAGATGCCTTGGATTATGCCATTGGAGGCGTCCTCATGCAAGATAAGCACCCAATCGCCTATGAAAGTCGCAAGCTCAACAAAACGGAGAGGCGGTATACTGTCCAAGAGAAGGAAATGATCGCCGTCGTCCACTGCTTGCGCACATGGAGACATTACTTGCTCGACAGCAAGTTCACTATTTTAACGGATAATGTGGTTACAAGCTATTTCCAGACTCAAAAGAAGTTGAGTCCTAAGCAAGCACGCTGGCAAGATTTCTTGGCTGAATTCGACTACAAGCTTGAATATAAGCCAGGGAAAGCCAACGTTGTCGCTGATGCGTTGAGTAGAAAAGCGGAGTTGGCTTCCATTGCTGCTAGCACGCCGAAGAGCGACTTCCTTAGCCGCATCAAGGAAGAAATGCAGCAAGACACTTTGGCCAAGAGCATCATCAAGCTGGCGATCGAGGGAAAAACTCGATGATTTTGGGAGAAAGATGGCCTTCTCCTCACTGTTGGCAATCAAGTCTATGTGACGAAGTGGGGAAATCTGCAGAGAGAAATTCTGAAGGAGTGCCATGACTCCTTGTGGGCTGGACATCCTGGCATGACTCGCACACTTGCGCTAGTCCAATAAAACTACTATTGGCCGCAACTCAAGGACAATGTGGAGGCCTATGTTCGGACCTGCCTTGTATGCCAACAAGACAAGGTGGAACAACAACAGGCTGCTGGCCTACTTGAACCTCTTCCTATCGCTGAAAGGCCGTGGGATAGTGTCTCAATGGACTTCATTGTGGCCCTACCGAAATCCGAAGGATCCGGAAGTATCATGGTTATTGTGGATAGATTTAGCAAGTATGCTACTTTTATCCCTTCCCCGACGGACTGCAAAGTAGACGAGGCAGCTCGTCTCTTCTTTAAGAATATTGTGAAGCTGTGGGGCTTACTGAAGAGTATAATCAGCGATGGAGACCCTCGGTTTATTGGCAAGTTTTGGCGAGAGTTATTTAAGTTGCTGGGCACAGACCTCAACTTCTCCACAAGCTTTCATTCGCAAAGCAACGGCCAAACGGAAAGGATTAATGCCTTGCTGGAACTCTACCTAAAGCACTATGTTAGTGGTCACCAGCGAGATTGGGCAAAACTGCTTGACGTAGCCCAATTCTCATACAACCTCCAACGAGGCGAGTCCCTTCGAAGTTATTATGGGACAACAGCCATTGATGCCTAATGCCATTGCTGTTGGCTATGGAGGAGCCAACCCTTCCGCCTATAAGTTTGCAAGGGAATGGCACGAAGAGGCAGATATAACAAGGGCATGCCTCGATAAAGCAGCGAAGCGCATGAAGAAGTGGGCTGACGTGAAGAGACGCCCTAAGGAATACAACGCTGGCGACTTGGTGATGGTGAAGCTGCTGCCTAATCAGTTCAAGTCCCTCCGCAAAGTGCATAAAGGCTTGGTAAGGAGATATGAAGGCCCATTCCCAATTGTGAAACGTGTTGGTGCTGCTGCCTACCAGCTCCAACTGCCCTCGagattaaaaatccataatgTTTTCCATGTGAGTATGATCAAGCCATACCACAAAGACAGGGAAGACCCCAGCCGTGGTGAATCTAGAAGAGCTCCAACAGCCGTTGTCACCGAGTTCGACAAGGAGATTGAATGCATCCTTGCGGATAGAGtgataagaagaagaggagttTCCAACTACACCGAATACTTGGTGAAGTGGAAAAATTTGTCCGACACCTAGGTTACGTGGGAACGTGAAGATTTGCTATGGCAATTCCCCGAGCATATCCAAAATTACAAAGCTCAAGGCGTGACGAGGACGTCGCGAGATTGAGTGGAGGAGGGTGTTACAGCCCACCTCATCTTGGGCAAGGCAAGGCTTCTCCATGGGCAGAAATATGCCCAACCCAATGCTGCAGCCTAGCCCAAGTTGGCTGCCCAAGGAAACCAAGGGAAGGATCTAGAAATTGCTGGAGGATGCAAAGTCGTATGCCAAGCCAAGGAGCTGCCTAGAAGCTTCCCTTGTTTATACATAAAGTAGCTTCCAAAGGAAACCTTGTACACAAGTAGCTTGTAGACAATTCTAGAAAAATGATTCCTAGCCACAAGTTGAGGAGGTGAGAAGCCTATAAATACCCTCCCCATTTATCATTTGTAAGATACAAGAGGAAGGTTTGAAACTTAATAAAGCTCTTCATATTTACAAAGCTCAAGTGCTTTCAACTTTCTACCCTACCCAAGTCCTAAACCCCTGCTGTCTACTTTGCTTACCTACAATCTCTCTCAATTCACATCTAGGCTTACTTAGTTCGACTTTGTCAAGCAAATTAATTTAAGCCGAAGTTTCGTGACACTTAGCTATATACAAGCTTTAAGTAAAGAAGGAAAAGTGTAATTATCTGCAAGATAACCATCATTTAAGACTttaacaaaaaggaaaatcgCATTGAGTGGGGTGTTGGATCGAGAATAGAACACGAGCCATGGTATTGATGAGAATAATGTATGTTTGGGGAATTTGATCGAACATGCGGTGCGCATGCTCCATAGAGGACGACGTAGGATTAAGCGGAGGAGCCTGATTAGAATGTGGAGGTCATTTTGGAGGTGGGTTTTGATGGTGAAGGCATGGATTTGCTTGAGTTCTTATAGGGAAGTGCATTTTGGTAGAAGAGATAGAGAGTATGGTGCGTCATTTGTGCTGTGTTTTGAGGGAGGAAATTTAGTCACTAGTGAAGATGGGGATGCAGTCCTTCAATGGTACGTGTTTTATTgttctaaataataaagaaaatagtgCAATATGTGTATGGAGTAAATACttttttatctataattttattataaattaagtttatttgaaaagaattttattagtttatttaatttcataactattaaaattaaatttataaaatataaagtccTTCGTTTCTATAGTTCTGCTGCTCATTTTAATTTACCcataaactatatatattcCTAAtagattcataattttttttaaaagaaaattaaaattaaaatttatcaataaaacaaGCAAAATTAACATACTAACTATATTAATGGACCGATAAAATAACTTAGAGATTGTTCAATGCATATCTCACAAACTATATTTTGATTACTTTAATTTCTCAtgtcaaattataaatttcaggTAGAAAAAGATATAAGCAACATACAAACTAATTGACTggtaaatagataatttttgTCTTCTAGTGTTTATTTAAGAGtgttaaatttttcaataatataaacatttatCCCAAAATGATTTGGCTAattaggaaagaaaagaaaagaaaatggcggGCATGTGGCAGCCAACAAGTGAGGACAAAGACCTGCTATATAACAAATCTCCCATTGGATCTTGCTACGTTAAGAAACAAGTCTTGCAGATTTTGAACTCGAAAAGGCAAGAAAGTAAGTGACCCACTTTGATTTACATTCCTAGGAAACTTGaccctttctttttgttttagggttcttaaattttttattttcatcctCATTCTCTTCACTCTTCATTCTTGCTGGTGTTGCTTCCTGTACTGAACCagaccttttcttttaaatatttgtacTTTCTGGTAAGCCCGCCATCTATCTctctcttattattattattattattattattggacTTTTCTTCCGTTCTTTTAGTATTATTCTACCCATTGACCTactgttgttttctattttgttccaATCAATGGCAAccttattttatcttttccttttctttttatttatactctACCTTTATTACTCAACTTACATTGCTTTACTGTTGATTAAACAAAAACTGCAACTGGCCTAAATCTGAAAATAACAATATGATGTgtactttatttttgctttctttttgaACTGGGTTTTTATAGATGTTTAGGTATCAACCCTGATGCCATTAGTAAATACTAGTGGGTTTTGttattttgcaatttttttccAGAAATGTTTGGTTCAATTTCATTCTTGTGTTCTTGGTTATCTATATAATGTTTAGGGTGAGCATTTATTCTTCTACTATACTGGGaaatttcattattcttcATGTTTGAATCCCAATTTGTCGTTGTAAATGGTTCAGTGTTAGCTTATGATTAAGTGTCTCATTATTCTTCATTTTTGAATTCTAGAGACAATTTTCCCCCTTTTTACTTAAATTGGGCCATGGAATTATTAGCAAAAGGTCTATAAATGGAAAGCTAGATTTTGTGCATTTTGACTTctgtcttttgtttgtttgtttgtttgttttcttagttTTTAGTGGTTCTGAAAGTAGAGCAGTGTGTTATTagatatttcatattttttgtcCTTGGATGCATTGACTGTTGAAGATGACCATCAAACAGAGAGATAATGTTCAAGACTTTTCACAACAGAAGAAAGTTTTGTGTCTAAATGAAAAAGATGGAAAATTAAGTGAAACAGCAGAAAGAGAGTTGCTTCAAGTGTCCAATAATGTACAGCAGAAGTTGTGGAAGACACTCTGGCTTGCTGCTTCACATCAGTGGGCAATTGGTAAGGACAGCCAAATTGTTGAAGAATCTACTGAAAATAGAAAGGTTGAGGACAAAGGAACATATTCAATTGAACAAATGCAATTAGACAGAGAGCATGTTGATGCAGAAAGCAACTCTAAGGGAGGCAATGATCATCTGTTGATTCTTGCACAATCTGCTGAACTCATGTTAGAATCTGATAGCTTAGATGGTGTATATAGGAATGATCAGAATCAAGAAGGTAAGTGCTTTAGAGTTCGATAGTCAATTCTAATTTGTTAGACATTTGACTGATGTTATGTTAATAGTTATATAATCAGGGTTTGACATTACTCCAGGGGATCAAGATTCATCGGGAAGTATGAACCATGCTGCAGGTACTGGTCATTgttacttttcatttttaatttcgATATTATATGCCCTTAGTATGTTGCTTACCTAGCATTTCTTTTCAGATCTTAAATCTCCTGGGAAACAAGTTGAAGTGACATCTGTAGTTGATTGTGTGAGAAGTGAAGAGATTGGATTCCAGGGAAGTAGAACTCCACGCTTGAGTCAAATTCGACGTCAAGCTCGATCACAATGCAATTTATTGTTGCAAGAGAGGCTTGGAGAGTCCATGGTTGAGCATATGCAAGGAAGAAGAATTCGTCTGACTCAGATTCGACATCAAGCTCGGTCCAAAAACCATTCACAACTGCAGGAGAAGATACAAAAACATTCATGCGGAGATTCACAGGGAACAGTTGTTCGTTTGAGTGAATTTAGGCGTCAGGCCCGGTCAAGAAGTAACTCGTTAGTGCAAGAAGTAATTGAAGATCACATGCTCTGGCATTTGGATCACCAAACCTCTAAAGGTGAACTTTCTCAGAAATGGTTTGAGGGAATAACTGGAAAAACCATAATCAAACTTGCTAGTTTCTGTTTCTGACTGAGTGCTGCTACCTGGACATAGTCCCTTAGTGGGAGGAAGTCTTGAAAGAATTGCCTTTCCTTCACTCTTGGACTTATCCAATCTAGATCGCAGTcttatttgaatattcttGTTGCATCACAATGCTTATATCCGGTCAATCTGCTGCATTTGTTCCAGATGATCATAGGCAGAGGATTATTGCAGATCTATTTGGAGAAGAAGATGGTAGTAGAGCAGGTTAGATTTGTTCTTTGTTGTCATGGCATTAATATCTTATAAACTCCCTAATAGGAGTTTCAAGTTgcttttttagattttaagtGTTTACATTTGGTTAAGAGTTGTACTGTTTCCCCAGACTGCAAGCTATCTTGATGGTTCTTCAGCAGGTATTGTGCTACGAACTGATAGTTTTATGCATGTAGAAATGTTGTGTCACTTAAAACAAGCTTTAGAACTCTTTATGCAGTAGGTCTGTAGCTTTCCctccaaatttataatttgtatTGCCATGAATAATGTTTTGCCTGATTAGTTTTATATGATAACTCCTTCTGAACAGACTCTGGTCTATAAGGTAAGCACCCGGATTGGAGATTCTTTGTGAAGTCACATTGATCTGTGTAGAAACATGCTGAACTCTGAGATGTCATACTCTTAGATCACTAGATTCTTAAGTATTAACTTGCATTTTCGGGATTTATAGTTGCAGATTATCATCGATCGGAAGTGGATAGCATGCATGATTCTAATGTAAATGGGAGAGTCGATCAATCTGTACCTGGTATGTGttaatttgtttcatttgATGCTTTGATTCGGGTGTTTGGCCCATATGTGGGACTTACAATGCCAATGTTATGGTAGTGAGCATTGAAGTTCAGGACAAGATGATCCCAGAGAAAGGAAGAATGCGCTTAAGCCAATTACGACGTGAAGCCCGATTGGGAAATGCTAGCACATTGCGTGGAGGTGTGTTATGCCTTTTCCTATCAGTTacatttgtatattttatttattttgtggaCATGTACATGTCCAAAAAATTTCTCAGAACCCTTGTTTTACtccattttcaattatttggCAATTTGGAGGATTTCTTGGGAAGAACGTCAAATGCTAGCATTACCAATCAAAGGAGTTGACTAGGGACaggaaaatatttcaaaatttagttCTAGGAATAAAAGTTGCATATCCTAGGTGATTGTTTGGTTTGGCAAACCAAGTGAATGGGAATAGTAACCATGTTGAAAAGTTGGAAGTGTTTAGTTTTGAAGTGGAAGAAAGAAATACATTCTGCCAGATGTTATTGCAGCTTTCTGGGATTTCTTTCTTAATGTGCATCAATTGTTGTATAATCCTACTAGTAAAGTTATTCATAAACCTTTCAAATGATAGAATATGCAAAACTGAAACAATAGCATCAATGTTCATAACACTAACTTGTTAGTGATTTTTTGATAGGCCAGATAATTGTGGATCTTAGAAATGTTTCTTCATGCCCCAAGTTTCAAGTTTTACAAGGCTTATATTGGTTGAATAGAAGGTGCTTTGGAGTTGTTTGCTTGTAATAGCTGGTATTATTGCAGCTGAAACAAATTGAAGTCTCTGGTTTTAACTTAGGTGCCATAAGATGAATACTTGACCCCACAAAGCATATCAACCAGAAGCATAAGATCTTGGAGAACTACGAAATTTTTTGGTGTACTTTGCCACGAGTCAATTCTCAATTACTTGCAATTTCCACTAAAGTAATATTTTCAATAGTGTTCTCCCAAGGATTTTAGATagtgcttttttctttttcctttacaTCATAAAGTAATAACCAAAATAGTTGCAAAATCAAATCTCTATATTGTAGTACCTATTTTTCCTAAACTATCTTAAGTGCATATGACTTTGTATCTTTAAGATTacttatagttattttttcatttaattctGCAGATAGAATATGTGGTTTGCTAACTGCAAAATGGAATCtgaataagatttttaattaaagcCATTTTGTCACTCTAGACATGCTATCTGAAATCTAATTTGATTTAGCTCCTGCTGAACAGAACTTAACTTGTAACACAACTGATAACACATAAAGTTGAAGTCACTGTCATGTATCGCGAAGTTGAGCAGTGGAAGGAGAAGCTGAAGGTGGCGACATTTATCTCCAATGGTTACTAGAATTTTGACAAACCTCACATGATAagtttttgatatatatatttagaatgGCAACATAACATTAGGAATTTCTTTGGTAGACAAATTTTACAGGGTAGATAGTCCAAtatctcatactcatagtTTGACCAGCAATGTAATTACGGCAATATTGCTCTACTAAACGACTTCATATCCAATTGTTTTTCTTCCTTATATTTTGTCTTCCATATCCAACTTTATGCTCTTCTGTCAACTATATGCTGTCTACGGTAATGACTTGCATCTTGAGTCTCACTGCCTAACTGCCTGTTGGTGATGTTGATTGTATTAAAAGCACAGCGATTTGAGACAAACTAACTTTACCGAGGATTCAGCTGAAACTTGAGTTTGGCTAAGTTAACCTGATTGTATAGAATCATTGTTGGAGTACAGTGTCAATATTGTCTGCGATTAGCTCCTGCTAATCTCCTTCAAGCAACATCGGATGATGGTTAGTGTTAGACCTGGCTAAGGGTCTGAACCAGTCCGGAACCACCAGTTCATTTAGACGTTGAGCTTTGAGCAGGACCATTTGTGGTTGAAGTTCATTATGATTCCAGTTAATGCCGGTTCGATTCtgattcaaataataaaaaaattaaaatttaaaatttaaaaaaattgtgaaaactataattttaaaaaaataaaaattcatcaCACCCTTTAAcatatgttatatattttgtaaaatttatgataataacTATATATTTCATAACGGTTAAgtatcataatttatttagttattttttctaagtgttaactaaatttgaatttaactaaatatttaaataacatcaagtaatatttttgtatttattttatatttttttatctaagcCATAAATGGATCAAACTTAAacataagattaaaaatttattttttaaaatttacttcTTTTAAGGATTCGTATCATCAGTTCAAGTTCActcaatttagaattttaactTACCCTTGCCCCTTTTAGGCCGGTTCATGAACATGACCATTGATTAGGGGCTGGCTTCCGATTCCACTGGTCCGGTTTGGTCCAGTTTGCTGTTCGAGGCGATCTTTTGGCTAGGTCTAGTTATTGTTATGCTAAAGCAGGCACAAGATCATTTTGCCAATTTGTTTTATCCATAATGTTAGAAGTTGATTTATTGATTCATGCCAGGCAGTGCTCCTGCAGTTATTCCCTATATGCTCAGTTTCCATACTAGCTGTATAGAAAATTGTGGGTAAAATCACAAGCGATCATGGAGAAATACagttaatgtatttttttccTATCGCTCTTCATACAAAAAT
The Ricinus communis isolate WT05 ecotype wild-type chromosome 1, ASM1957865v1, whole genome shotgun sequence DNA segment above includes these coding regions:
- the LOC8281807 gene encoding uncharacterized protein LOC8281807 isoform X5; the encoded protein is MTIKQRDNVQDFSQQKKVLCLNEKDGKLSETAERELLQVSNNVQQKLWKTLWLAASHQWAIGKDSQIVEESTENRKVEDKGTYSIEQMQLDREHVDAESNSKGGNDHLLILAQSAELMLESDSLDGVYRNDQNQEGFDITPGDQDSSGSMNHAADLKSPGKQVEVTSVVDCVRSEEIGFQGSRTPRLSQIRRQARSQCNLLLQERLGESMVEHMQGRRIRLTQIRHQARSKNHSQLQEKIQKHSCGDSQGTVVRLSEFRRQARSRSNSLVQEVIEDHMLWHLDHQTSKDDHRQRIIADLFGEEDGSRAVADYHRSEVDSMHDSNVNGRVDQSVPVSIEVQDKMIPEKGRMRLSQLRREARLGNASTLRGAPAEQNLTCNTTDNT
- the LOC8281807 gene encoding uncharacterized protein LOC8281807 isoform X4, whose product is MTIKQRDNVQDFSQQKKVLCLNEKDGKLSETAERELLQVSNNVQQKLWKTLWLAASHQWAIGKDSQIVEESTENRKVEDKGTYSIEQMQLDREHVDAESNSKGGNDHLLILAQSAELMLESDSLDGVYRNDQNQEGFDITPGDQDSSGSMNHAADLKSPGKQVEVTSVVDCVRSEEIGFQGSRTPRLSQIRRQARSQCNLLLQERLGESMVEHMQGRRIRLTQIRHQARSKNHSQLQEKIQKHSCGDSQGTVVRLSEFRRQARSRSNSLVQEVIEDHMLWHLDHQTSKDDHRQRIIADLFGEEDGSRAVADYHRSEVDSMHDSNVNGRVDQSVPVSIEVQDKMIPEKGRMRLSQLRREARLGNASTLRGDRICGLLTAKWNLNKIFN
- the LOC8281807 gene encoding uncharacterized protein LOC8281807 isoform X7, which produces MTIKQRDNVQDFSQQKKVLCLNEKDGKLSETAERELLQVSNNVQQKLWKTLWLAASHQWAIGKDSQIVEESTENRKVEDKGTYSIEQMQLDREHVDAESNSKGGNDHLLILAQSAELMLESDSLDGVYRNDQNQEGFDITPGDQDSSGSMNHAADLKSPGKQVEVTSVVDCVRSEEIGFQGSRTPRLSQIRRQARSQCNLLLQERLGESMVEHMQGRRIRLTQIRHQARSKNHSQLQEKIQKHSCGDSQGTVVRLSEFRRQARSRSNSLVQEVIEDHMLWHLDHQTSKDDHRQRIIADLFGEEDGSRAVADYHRSEVDSMHDSNVNGRVDQSVPVSIEVQDKMIPEKGRMRLSQLRREARLGNASTLRGELNL
- the LOC8281807 gene encoding uncharacterized protein LOC8281807 isoform X9 — encoded protein: MQLDREHVDAESNSKGGNDHLLILAQSAELMLESDSLDGVYRNDQNQEGFDITPGDQDSSGSMNHAADLKSPGKQVEVTSVVDCVRSEEIGFQGSRTPRLSQIRRQARSQCNLLLQERLGESMVEHMQGRRIRLTQIRHQARSKNHSQLQEKIQKHSCGDSQGTVVRLSEFRRQARSRSNSLVQEVIEDHMLWHLDHQTSKDDHRQRIIADLFGEEDGSRAVADYHRSEVDSMHDSNVNGRVDQSVPVSIEVQDKMIPEKGRMRLSQLRREARLGNASTLRGGQIIVDLRNVSSCPKFQVLQGLYWLNRRCFGVVCL